The following DNA comes from Kitasatospora sp. NBC_01287.
ACCGGCGGCCGGACCAGACCGCGCTACGAACTGGCCCTGGAGGCCCTGGTCTCGGCCAGTGTCGACCAGGCCCGGCTGGCCACCCTGCTGCCCGAGCACCAGCGGATCTGCACGCTCTGCGCCACCGAGGTGAAGTCGGTGGCCGAGGTCTCCGCGCTGCTCTCGCTGCCGCTCGGGGTGGCCCGGATCCTCGTGGCCGACCTGGCAGAAGCCGGCCTGGTCGCCATCCACCAGCCCGCCGCCGGGGGCGAATCCGGCAACCAGCCCGACGTCACGCTGCTCGAAAGGGTCCTCAGTGGACTTCGCAAGCTCTAGCCCCGCGGCCGCCGCCCGTGCCACCACCTCCGCGAAGATCGTTGTCGCGGGTGGCTTCGGCGTCGGCAAGACCACCCTCGTCGGCGCGGTCTCCGAGATCAACCCGCTGCGCACCGAGGCCGTCATGACCTCCGCCTCGGCGGGCATCGACGATCTGACCCACACCGCGGGCAAGACCACCACCACGGTGGCGATGGACTTCGGCCGCATCACGCTGGACGAGGACCTCATCCTCTACCTGTTCGGCACCCCCGGACAGGACCGCTTCTGGTTCATGTGGGACGACCTCGTGCGCGGCGCCATCGGCGCCGTCGTCCTGGTCGACACCCGCCGCCTGGCCGACTGCTTCCCCGCCCTCGACTACTTCGAGAACAGCGGCCTGCCCTTCGTCGTCGCCCTCAACGGCTTCGACGGGCACCAGGCGCACACCCCGGACGAGGTCCGCGAGGCGCTCCAACTCGGCCCCGACACACCGATCATCACCCTGGACGCCAGGCGCCGGGACAGCGCCAAGAGCGCCCTGATCACCCTGGTCGAACACGCGCTACTCGCCCGGCTGCGCTGACCGGGCCGCGCTGACCCGGTGGCCGGGATCCCGTGGGCTCGGGGTCCCGGCCACCAGGTCAGGCGCCGGGTCAGGCGCCGGGTCAGGCCTCCGGCGTCAGGCCGGCCTTGAGCAGGGTGTAGGTGTAGGCGTCCTCCAGCGCGAGCCAGGAGGCCGCGATCACGTTGTCCGCGACGCCGACCGTGGACCAGGTGGCGCTGCCGTCCGTGGACTCGACCAGCACCCGGGTGCGCGAGGCCGTGCCGTGCTCGCCCTCCAGGATCCGCACCTTGTAGTCGACCAGCTCCAGCTTCGCCAGCTGCGGGTAGATCCGCTCCAGGGCGGCCCGCAGCGCCTTGTCCAGGGCGTCGACCGGGCCGTTGCCCTCACCGGTGGCGATCATCCGCTCGCCCTTGGCCCAGAGCTTCACGGTCGCCTCGTCGCCCGCCCGCCCACCCGCCAGCTGCTCGCTGATGGTCCGCCAGGACTCCAGGGTGAAGAAGCGGTCCCGGTTGCCGTTCACCTCGTCACGGAGCAGCAGTTCGAAGGACGCGTCGGCCGCCTCGTAGGTGAAGCCGAGGTTCTCCTGCGCCTTGACCCTGGCGACCACCCGGCCGACCAGGTCGCGGTCGGCGGACAGGTCGTAGCCCAGTTCCCTGCCCTTGAGCTCGACCGAGGCCCGCCCGGCCATGTCGGAGACCAGCATCCGCATGGTGTTGCCGACCAGCTCGGGGTCGATGTGCTGGTAGAGGTCCGGGTCGACCTTGATCGCGGAGGCGTGCAGGCCGGCCTTGTGCGCGAAGGCCGAGACCCCGACGTAGGGCTGGTGGGTGGACGGGGTCAGGTTCACCACCTCGGCGATGGCGTGCGAGATCCGGGTCATCTCGGCCAGCTTGCCCAGCGGCAGCACCCGCCGTCCGTACTTGATCTCCAGCGCGCCCACCACCGGGAAGAGGTTGGCGTTGCCGACCCGCTCGCCGTAGCCGTTCGCGGTGCACTGC
Coding sequences within:
- a CDS encoding DUF742 domain-containing protein; protein product: MTSPDDRQGQYGVPYPGTGHDAFGTPGAGHGQSYGRAQYGQYGASYGRPLPQQDPQAARAHQGPQAPEDEMDSGPLIRPFAMTGGRTRPRYELALEALVSASVDQARLATLLPEHQRICTLCATEVKSVAEVSALLSLPLGVARILVADLAEAGLVAIHQPAAGGESGNQPDVTLLERVLSGLRKL
- a CDS encoding ATP/GTP-binding protein; translation: MDFASSSPAAAARATTSAKIVVAGGFGVGKTTLVGAVSEINPLRTEAVMTSASAGIDDLTHTAGKTTTTVAMDFGRITLDEDLILYLFGTPGQDRFWFMWDDLVRGAIGAVVLVDTRRLADCFPALDYFENSGLPFVVALNGFDGHQAHTPDEVREALQLGPDTPIITLDARRRDSAKSALITLVEHALLARLR
- the cimA gene encoding citramalate synthase — protein: MTDGSTRHPDDSFHVFDTTLRDGAQREGINLTVADKLTIARHLDDFGVGFIEGGWPGANPRDTEFFARAAAELDLKHARLVAFGATRRAGGNAAEDPQLAALVDSGAPVITLVAKSHDRHVELALRTTLEENLEMVRDSVAYLRSRDRRVFVDCEHFFDGYRANREYALAVVRTAHQAGADVVVLCDTNGGMLPGGVREIVADVLAQCRTYSAGARLGIHAQDDTGCAVANTLAAVDAGATHVQCTANGYGERVGNANLFPVVGALEIKYGRRVLPLGKLAEMTRISHAIAEVVNLTPSTHQPYVGVSAFAHKAGLHASAIKVDPDLYQHIDPELVGNTMRMLVSDMAGRASVELKGRELGYDLSADRDLVGRVVARVKAQENLGFTYEAADASFELLLRDEVNGNRDRFFTLESWRTISEQLAGGRAGDEATVKLWAKGERMIATGEGNGPVDALDKALRAALERIYPQLAKLELVDYKVRILEGEHGTASRTRVLVESTDGSATWSTVGVADNVIAASWLALEDAYTYTLLKAGLTPEA